TGGGCGGGTGAGTGGATCCACCCATGGAACcagggaaccggaccggttctcTTAAGAATCACCGATTCCgagcggttccggtccggttccaggcgGTCCGGGCTGTCCGAGCGggtcccggttcttttgcacacccctaataaaGATAGGTAAATATTGAGAATATTTATAGTAATTTCCATGGCATCATCGAATCCTATGCTATTTTCCCTATGAAGTTGGTTACATTGATCGAGTATACCCAatatccgatttattttcttgttctatttactttatttcaACTGTTGGTTTTACACAATAAAAAGGATGTAACAAGAAATCAAATGCCTTGAAAAATCAAACATACCTAACTGATAATCCTCGTGAACCAAGTACAAAGTTTGGAACTTCTCCGCACCATCAAAAGCATGGCAACTCTAGGCGCAAGGATCTTTTCTTCGTTTCGCCTCTGTTTCTCGGTTCATCTTTCGTCTATGAAAGAAAACTTTCCAAGAAACTCAGCAGACTTCCTTTCGTGGCGAAACTAGAAAAcataatagagagagagagagagagagagagagagagagagagagagagaaatttgccAGAGAATTGACTGTACTGCAAGGAAGGAAACGACGCCCAACTCGAGATAATCGCTGAGGGCTGCAAGAACGTTGAGTCGGGGGGATGATAGTTGGATCGCCATGGGAGCTGATGTTGCTGATGTTTGCTGTTGATCATGGGGGGAAGACCTGCAGAAGACGATGCTGTGTGCCCTGAAATTGAATGAGGTTGAAGAGCACACAGACATATCAAAGAGCAGCCGGGAAATCATTCTGTTGGAAAACCATCAAGCACAGAAGAGAGCCCACAAACTTATTAGAGAGCAGCCAAACTTGACTTCAAGTTTGCCAAGGCTTTTCTAGAGAGAGACCGCCATTTTCTACGCACGTCGTGTCCGACATCGTCTCCCATTCACACTGGTAAAATACAATATTGTTTTGATTCATTATTAAATAGCGTGACATAGTTCTCAGatacaatatttttttcttataaataattataattgaaaTAGTTAAATTTATTGTGTGAAATCTATTTTAATACAGTTCAAGTAAATTTTTGTCAACGTCACTTATAGATTTTACCTTAACAATGTTGAATTTGTTTTTCACGCACTCTTCAGTAGAATAACAGCTTATGCCCATCTGATACTGTATAATCTCCGTCCCGTTTTTTATGACAAAGCTTGTTAAGTGGCTAATTAAAATGTAATACTTTTTCGATGTACTAATGCCATATTGTACTCTAGCACATATAATGTTTTCTTCCCGATCCAACAAGTGGGACTCTCCAATTAATTGAGATATTCATATCTTATGCTTTTCTTATCTCTTTTCCAGAAAAAAACGTATTTCtactgatttttttcttaaataacaTTTCCATGCAAACTTTctagataaaaaaatcatgttgtTTGAAAGTTGAAGATTGTTTATGGGCAATGTATTACTCAATTCATCTGAAAGTTAACTCTTATGTTACCCAAAGCGAAAtacaataacaataaaaatgatACAAGGAATCATGATATCACAGGCTACTTATAATTTTagcaaagaaattattttcccatAAATTTATCTAATTATGATGCATTAATCAAGGCGATATTGTATAATTAGTTGTTAGTGTTCTGGCATCACGTGACAAATCAAAAACCATTTTCTAGAACCGAAGGGCACGACAGTATATCTCTTCTTTTAAACGCCAACTATAAAAGCATAGTTAATTTTAGTTCGATAAATTGAGATATACCAATGAATTGCAATGTCGATGTGAAAACGTcatttaggctgcgtttgtttgtattcttttttttttgtttttaaacactttttctgttttttgttcttttgttcccagggaacaaaagaaagagaaacaagaaacacaaattttgtgtttcttgttttaaacacaaatcgaaacaaaaaggaacaaaattgtgttcctttttatttcttggatAGTGCTCGAACAACGCCTCTCTCCCCTCcgcgacgagcttctcctcctgCGACCTGCGACgagcgacgagcttctcctccggCGACCtgcgacgagcttctcctcctgCGACCTGCGACGAGTGTCTCCTGCTACGAGCGTCTCCTCCTGCGAGCAGAGAattccatcgtcttcttcggCGCCGACAGCGGCCTCTGTCTCGACAGccgctgctccttcaccaggtAAACGTGGTCACTGCTCCTCCTTCACTGATTGTCTTCACTTCGGCGAGAGCTCGAGTgttagggctcgctcgagccagcgcttgcccagatctgcgagccgcttgctcgagcgagtctcgcagatctgggcgagcgtTGCTCACCCAGATCTGCGACAGCAGCTCGTCCGCTCGCTCGAGATCCGGGCGAGCAAGCGAGGAGCGCTGCTcgaggctcgagcgagcagagcgGCGAGCGTCGCTGTTGCTCGagctcggctcgagcgagcgcGCGCCGCGCTGCTCGagctcggctcgagcgagcgagcgatgagcgtcgctgctgctcaagctcgagcgagcgagcagCGGAGCGCGTCGCTGCTCGAGCTCCAGCCGAGCCGCCCGCCGGTGTCGGAACTGGAACCATCGGCGGCTCTTCGCCGTGCCCAATGGTGCTGGCACCGGTGATGGGGAAAGGGCACGAAACGGGCAAATATCTGGCCTTTTTGGCGTTCCTCGACACCATGACGAGTTGCTATTCTGTTGATCTTTGTCCCGCGATCCCGTTGTTccgtggcaaaaaaaaaacgatgccCTATCTAGGCCAATATCTTCCAGTGGGTATTTTCCTagtctttctccatttattgatCTATTAATGTCAATCAAAGTAGTTAGCAAGAATCATGCAAATGCTGAATCGAGCGAGCGGGAGCGGCGAGCCCCGCTCGCTCTCTCGGCGCCGCAACAGCGAGCATAGAAGTTATTGTTGCCAAGCGAGTGTCTCGCTCTTTGCTGCTACACTTTTCATTGTGTGTGGACTGTCAATTGACAACATCGGGCATGACAAAATAGCCTTTTATCATTCTCGAGTTCTATACATTATTGTTTCTTTAATCTCAATCTCTATGACATCATGTAGATCTATGGATTTGTGGCTAAATATATCAAAGTGATGTGAATCAATGTCGagttattgttatttatttttctgcctTTGTGTTAAAGCTTCTCAATTTGTGTTTTGTCCCGTATTGCTTGGATTTGGTCtaatattagtattttctgTGTGTCTCTATGAACCCTTGCGACTCAGCCACATTTTGATCCAATCGGAAgtcgaggaagaaaaaggaaaaaatgggtgttaaaagtgagaaagacaaaaggaagaagatgacgcccGAAGAAGAGAACGTGTAGAGGGGTAGACTAAagggaggagaaaaataaaagtgaaagaaaagaaaagaacagaaaaaaaaaaaaaaaaaaaaggcacgtgagaagAACAACGTTGTCGACTTGTTCATTTAGTACATTCTTTGTGAATCTATAAGAACAACGTtgttcgacttttttttttgtaggaatgTTGGGGATTATACATTATGCGAGATCCTTCATATCTTATGGCTATAATGCTTCgatttttctctttaagttatGGATTTGCAGAGAATGGAGGGTGCTGTTTCGTTGTTGCCTTATTGcttattgtcttgaatttttctttacttaaggTACATCCTCAATTGGTTGATTCATTCTCAGGTGAACGCTGATGCTTTGAGAACTTCGGTGGATCCATCCAAAGTTCCGCCTTGCCGGTGCCAATCCACGAAGacatattctttttcccttgctctGTCCGGAATTTGCCAGTCCCTGCCACATAAATCGCAATTTGCTGAATTTTGAAACAATCATCCGCACGCTAAGGTTGGCCTCTCggctttttttttcattttcttaatctgAGAGATCTTATAATTTAGTTGGACCATTCACAAAATAGGATAGGGTATACGGATCCATATAGGTTACCATGCTAATTTTGTATATGGCGTGTAATTCTTATGGttttatgttaatgatttaATTCATAACTCATGTGATGCTCAACCGGTCGAAGATTCAATGGCATCCGAGAGACACTCATTCAATGCAAAGTGGACGGAGTCTATAACCAATATACTTATCGGTTTATTGGTGGATGAGGTCAAAAAGGGAAACCGCACCTCTTCCACTTTCAACAAAGTCGGGTGGAGGAATGTACGGTCGAACTCGGTAGACAGACAGATTCCAATTTACCATGGTTCAGCTGAGGAACAAGGTAAACAAACTGAAAAAACAGTATGGCAGTTTTCACAAACTCATTTCTCAGTCCGGATTTGGTTGGGATAATGTCAACAAAAGAGTTACTGTCGACGATCCAAGTGTATGGGAATCTCATATCAAGGTATTTCTTAACTTTGTGGTCATTTTGATATCATTACAGATGTCAATTATGAAATGTATGATTATATTGCTGAAATGTCATTCCTTTAAAAATTGTAGGATAATGTCGAGTGGGCAAGATTCAGGAAGAATGGACTTCCTCAGTATCCTGAGCTTTGTATTATTTTTGGTGGTACATATGCTAGTGGGAATTATGCCGTAGGATGTGCTCAAGAAGACAATCTGtcggatgatgatgacaatggtGATGACAATGTACGGGGTGACAATGGTGATGACAATGTACGTGGTGACAATAGTGGTGGCGATGCAGATGGTGTCAATGCAGGTGGTGACTATGATGGTAGCAATGCAAATGATTTCATTGGATACCATAGTGATGACAGACTTTTTACAACAGACGATACTGGAACTTCAGCTCGTGGGAAGCACAAATTGGATAGAACTCCAAATAGTAGGCGGAGAAGAAAGAGCAACCAATCCAGTTTTATTGAAACTTGTAGAGCCATACaagattttctaaaagttaGGTCATCAACTCCATCTGGTGATGGCTCTGCGAGCTCAGGGACTTCACAACCACCTGTTGACCCTTTCTCCGTATCTACCGCGGTCCAGATTCTAAACAATATGCCCGAGCTAGAGCAAGATGTTTACAATAAAGCAAAGTGGGAACGAGCATGCGTCAATCGTGAATGGAGGGAGGCTTTCATTACATGCATACCTGCAAGGAGGATTGgccttcttcaatttctttagtaGATATTTGGAAATATATTATGAATTGCATGGAGTTTCATTAGACTGTATAACGTATATTATCTATTAATCTTTAGTTTATTCAAATATGATTAGTGTTGAGACTCTTGTACTTATATGTAATGGCATATTTTATTGAGATTTTATGACTTATGTTATTAATTGTTATTAGGAtgtgttttcaaaatttatattgatgttttggtcatttttgtgattgtataggtactatggaagGGGGATCAAATAGTGTGTCTAATGAGCAAGTACAACCAGTTGAACAATTCTCGGGTGATGACATTAACATATTGGTAGCGTGGCTCTGCTTATCTACGATGGAGACATCCCTCCATACgagagaacctattagggaCGGTCAATTATCAGGAGGAGAATGGATAAGGGAGATTGTTCATGGACATTCAGATAGGATATATGAAGCATTTAGGATGGAGAGAcatgtttttctgaatttatgtgACTTAATGAGGGCAAGGGGTTGGTTGAAAGATAGTCGATTTGTTCAAATAGATGAACaagttgggatatttttaagtgTGGTTACTCACAATaactcaaatagagatttatgtgagagattccaaCATTCGGAGAAACGATCAGCAAGTATTTCAATAAAGTGTTGAAAGCaatgatcaaactttcaaaggaGATAATCAAACCACCGTCCTTTGACGTCATTCCACAAGAAATTCTTATTGATCCTAGTCATAAACGCTActtcaaggtatgatttttatattgattttataccgTCAAATACATGTAGTTGATAATCTTATATGATATTAGATTGTTAATATATTAACAGGGCTGCGTAGGTGCTATGGATGGCACCCATATAGATGCTACCGTTCCTGTGTCTCAGCAGATTCCATTTAGAGGTAGGAGTGGGAGAACAACCCAGAATGTGCTGTGTATTTGctcttttgatatgaaatttactttcgtgTATGCTGGATGGGAAGGATCTGCCAACGATTGTCGAGTGCTTTCAGCAGCACTCGAAAATCCGCAACTGCAATTTCCCCGACCACCACCtggtatttactttgtttatgaagacaattttatgattatatattatggttcaatatcacaacaaattttatatatatcatgttacAGGGAAATATTACGTGGTAGATTCAGGTTATGCAGCACTTCcaggatttttaactccatttagaGGTGATCGGTATCATCTAAGCGAGTATAGAGGGAATGGGGGATGACCAAGGACAGCAAGAGAATTGTTCAACAAAAAGCACTCTTCACTgagaaatgtaattgagaggtcatttggggcattaaagaatcgattcaccattttgagacagATGTCTCCATTTACAATTCGGAAGCAAGCACTTGTTGTAATTGCTTGTTGTGCTCTCCACAATTACATTCGTGATCAAGATGTGATGGATAGAAACTTTTCCCTATATGGAGATCCGGAATATCCATGCGGACCTACAGAATTggaggttgcagatgatacattgcatgatgcacctggaataaacatgcttaggacaaggattgcaaataaaatggcgagggatcataatatgcctgaaatttcatgactttgtgtttccgacttttgtaattgtgtttttaagtattcacttatcaaatccaatgtgatgaagttgaacgatgaactatattacttcattattgtgatgttatgtatgaaaGGGTCTACGTAGAGATCTATGAAGTATTCTTCTTTTAGGTAGCTCTTATTGTGGGATTTTTACTTacgaaattttgttccaagtatgCACATGACCATGTTCAAAAAGTTTGTCTTCAccaaccatgaacaaaattaaattgatgaacatttcattagagtgataatgcaataccaagtttacactttattgaaaaaaaaggcacgtgagaaaaatttggaacaaagtttatttataaaattttgttcagagtatgcacttataaccatgttcagaatgattgactttactcaccatgaacaaaattaaattgatgaacatttcattagagtgataatgcaataccaagtttacactttattgaaaaaaaaaaaggcacgtgagaaaaatttggaacaaagtttatttataaaattttcttcagagtatgcacttataaccatgttcagaatgattgactttactcaccatgaacaaaattaaattgatgaacatttcattagagtgataatgcaataccaagtttacactttattgaaaaaaaggcacgtgagaaaaatttggaacaaagtttatttataaaattttcttcagagtatgcacttataaccatgttcagaatgattgactttactcaccatgaacaaaattaaattgatgaacatttcattagagtgataatgcaataccaagtttacactttattgaaaaaaaggcacgtgagaaaaatttggaacaaagtttatttataaaattttcttcagagtatgcacttataaccatgttcagaatgattgactttactcaccatgaacaaaattaaattgatgaacattttatgataatgagaattaaaagtcaagtttacactttattttttaaaaaataaatgggaaaatttttatacgaacttaaaaaaatttcttccgactaagcaaatatgatcaagtttagaatgtttgttttcacttaatatgaacaaaattaaattgatgagtatttcatgagaatgataattcaataccaagttcacattttattaaaaataataattgaatagaaattttgtacattaccaaacgtattttgttctttttctattccagaaacagaatttttttacagttaccaaacgtgtttacgttcttttacattaaaaaagaaattttatacgattcaaacgcgtttttgttgagaaattgTTAaagggaacagaaacacttttttctattttgtttcctgaacaatttttaaacagaaacgcaaacaaacgcacccttagtggCCGGTTGAGGAAGGGTCAGATGGGTGCTGGAAGAAATTTGGCATTGATTTTGACCCTTATCACATAATTTAGGATCTTTCTTGAAACAATTGCGTGAGAAAAGAACTCATGCATTGTCatattccctttattttttctgATCTTCCTTTTACAGATGGAAATCTACATGGTCGAAGTGGTCCCAGTTCTCACCCCCGGTGGTTTCTGTGTGCTTTCTGGTCCCCCCATGGCATGAAGGATTCGCAGGCGTGAAAATCCCACGAATCCACTCTGAAACATTGTTTTGCGAGTAATTATGAAGGCTAAAAATCGTGTGCGTAATTGGATTTAATTAAGGTGAAAAAACATTTTGAGTATTTAGTGTAGTATTCATTGCAACATGGGATCTGTGCCGTTCTTTCCAAGGAGTTGGTTACATCGATCGAGCCAAGTAAATCCGGCATTGTCATGTTTATTCTATTGTCCGATCATTTGTTTTATGCAATTAAAAGGATGAAACAAGAAAGTGAATGCCATGGAAAATCGACATACTCAACTGATCATTCTCGTGATTCAAGCACAGCATTTGGGACTTCTCCACACATTGAAAAGAATGGCAGCAGCGCGTGCATAGATCTTTCCTTCGTTTCCCCTCTGTTTCCAGTTCTTCTCTTGTTAACGTAGGAACGATTTTCCAAGAAACTGAGCATAGACTTCCTTTCTtggcaaaacaagaaaacaaacgCGAGAGAGAATTGCCTGTTTTGCCGGGAAAGAAATTGCCCGACTTGAGATAATCTCTGTCGGATGCAAAAACGTTGAGCCGAGCGGATGATAGTTGCATCGCCATGGGAGGTGGGTGGCATTGCTAAAGTTTGCTGTTGATTATGAAAGGGAAGACCTGTGAAAAAAGATGCTGTGTTCCCAGAAAACCCAAGTTGAACCACTAGAAACCATCAAACACAGGAGAGAGCACGCAAACTTATTAGAAAGCGTCCAAACTTGATTTTGTGTCTGCAAAGGCTTTTCTAGAGAGGGACCGCCACTTTCCACACGCATCTTGTACGACATCATATCCCATTCACACAAGCAAAATACAATATTGTTTTGATTCATCATTAAATGACATGACCTAGTTCTCAGAtacaatatttaaaaaatattgtaattaaAATAGTTTGATTTTTAAAAGTGCCAAACAAGAGTTTCAAGAGCGGATTATGCTTGGGAATCACCGGAAGGGTGCAGCACGAGGGAAACGAATCAATACAGTTTCGCGGTCGATGACCATCTGGAAACAGCCTCAAATGGAAAGTGTTGGCACGGACCATTAGTGAGCAGGGGATTGCATTTAGAAGACAGAGCCGAATGTTCTCTAGAATGTCTCTAGCATGATAGCGTCAATGGGGTAGTTACTGCTAGCGCCGTTGGTAAGAAAGCCTTAAAACTCGTCATTCCTATATGAAGGAATATGCTGCATTCTTATACGaacatgaaaagagaaaaagaaaataatagaacGGGAAATTCAGTCCGTTGGGGTATAGATCTTGGGATTTCTTATTCCATCGATTCTGgatctctcctcctcctcctcgttctTCTACGATCTCCGTTTTAAGCTCTCTCGGTACGGTAttacatcaatcaatcaataagCTTTGACGAATTTCGACAATCTCCTGCCGCGATCAAAGTTCCGGGCATAGCTGATTGAATACAGGTTTGGGGGAGGACGACGTGGTAATCTAGGACTGGGCCCGAGGGCCATGATCTCCTCCTCGCTCATCTCGGGAGAGAATGGAGAGGGCAGACAACAAATTGGAGAGGTGACGGTGGCGGAGGCAGTGGTTGGGAgctaagagagagaaatgaggaaGTCATTCGATAAGTGAGACGCACAATGTCATATGTCGATCATTAATGAAGTGACCTATCGCTGATGGAAATACgcctacccaatattttctcgactTTTTTCTCATCAAGTCCACATAAGCCGGAATGACAAAAGACAAGTGTTTTGTTTTAAGTGGGTTTGTTTAGGTCCGGAATAGCCACGCCTTTGGAAGCGAAGTATGTTTAAAAGGTGGGTAATGACGAGCAAAGAGCTAGGAGAAGCACTTAACTCCAAGCTCAGTCCGGGTCTAGCTTCAAAGGAGCTTCAAAGGAACGGACAGTCTCCTTAATTTAAGCATCATCGCTTCATTGAACATATTTTTGCTGAACTAATCCCCACGAATTAACATAAAAACTCATGTCCATGGATTTCGCACAAGGGTTCTACTTCTCCATAGGGTGATGTTCACGAATCCCAACATTACTTTGAGTGGAAAACGGGGTAATCTAAACACATGATTTGCAAGCATTCAAATCAAAGCACTTAATTACTCGGTTAATTATTTGAGGCTGAGTCTATTACCTCCTTTGCAACCAAAAGTTAAAAGTACAAAACTTGCAAAACCTTGATCTTTAATGACATAAAAAAACATGCTTCTTGGGCTTGACTCgaagatttaaaatattctgaGAATACATATTTTCAAAACAAGTATTACATaaaccaacaacaacaacaaatcaGACGGAGAGTCCTCAGCATATGAGGTATTTGCCAAAATAATAggtagaaaaaagaaacctcCCAAAGTGATGCCCAAATGCATAGATAGAAGCCACGGTCGCCGCCAGCATCTGAAAAATAGAAACAGGAGGAAATCGTTTAATAATTAACAATGAAAAGGCCAAGCACCGCGCTCAATCAAAAGGCCACGCGCTGGATCAAGCAAGGCAAGCACCCGCTGAATCAAACGGACCACGATCAATCAAACAGGCTCAGTACACGCCGAATTTATCCTATTCCGAATTTTATCCTGACTGCCAAATGCAACCTAAAGAGAACTTTTGCTGGAGAATCACAATCCCAACCCCCAATCCATAGTCCCCTCAATTAAGAAAGAAACCTTCCCCAATCTCGCACACATCCTCCTGCACAATCCTCTACTGGTTCTAGCCGAAAATTCAAATCTTCGATTGACCCCCGAAAGCTCCGACCGGCGACATCAGAAATGGATTCATAACTTTAACTATCTACACCCATTTATTTCGGGGCTGTTATTTTATAACCCATTATGGTTAGACACTTCAAATTTGAGCAGATATTTTAATTGGCTTTAAATGAGTTCCAACTTTGTAATTTGGAATTTTCGCTCAGAACAATATCTGGCAGGAAGCGGGGAAAAGCGTGATCGATGAATATATGCGGTGGAGAGGCCATTCCAGATCGCAGCAGCATTTCCGGTGTTTCGTCCCCGTAATTACATGCCTGTGTCAAACCCCACTCAGTTGAAGTTTCCACCGCCCGCATCAGGGAACCGCCTAGAGCATCTAAGGAGGCTGCTGGCTCGAGTAGTTGAGAAAAGGCGGCAGTGACCGGAACCAGTGAGTCAAAACCTGAGAATCAAAGTAATTCCCGGAAAAAGAAATCTGGGAAGGTCGTGTCGATAGCCGAGGCAGCCAAAGGTTCCGTTGTGTTCCAGCAGGGCAAGCCCTGTTCGTGCCAAGCCCGCAGGCACAGGTTGGTCAGCAATTGCTTATCCTGTGGCTGTTAAAGAAGCTGACTTGAAGAAGACTGTATCTGTGGCAATGCATGTGAAACGAAGAGGCATTTGAAGATAATTCAAGACTGACTTGAAGAGAGAGTCTGCTCATCACACGTGTTTGCAGAGCTGGAAGAct
The nucleotide sequence above comes from Eucalyptus grandis isolate ANBG69807.140 chromosome 2, ASM1654582v1, whole genome shotgun sequence. Encoded proteins:
- the LOC120290445 gene encoding putative nuclease HARBI1; this encodes MIKLSKEIIKPPSFDVIPQEILIDPSHKRYFKGCVGAMDGTHIDATVPVSQQIPFRGRSGRTTQNVLCICSFDMKFTFVYAGWEGSANDCRVLSAALENPQLQFPRPPPGKYYVVDSGYAALPGFLTPFRGDRYHLSEYRGNGG